A genomic region of Rheinheimera sp. MMS21-TC3 contains the following coding sequences:
- the serB gene encoding phosphoserine phosphatase SerB: MTFLYQISVQPVVKQAKVVSLLSILQLEQHYRLSSKDNQLLLHSSIMLAGLTPAESNISMQDKQVNAVEQSNLAKLRLFGEGLNWHLLQQVINIVAAEGDFLPLRCIKPHVNLAVALELALLTPLTLAMKQQLNALTIKYNVEQLYLPSRPLLAQPGLLVMDMDSTAIAIECIDEIANLAGVGAAVAKITAQAMNGELDFKQSLIARVGTLKGADSAILAQVLESMPIMAGLADLVSELQQYNWKIAIASGGFTYFTQALQQRFSLTETFANQLEIIDDKLTGKVIGDIVDAQKKAKLVELLAKKYHILPTQTVAIGDGANDIPMLKTAKYGVAFHAKAAVQAQAKFAIKQGSLLQLLYLFDY; this comes from the coding sequence GTGACCTTTTTATACCAGATATCAGTACAGCCAGTTGTAAAGCAAGCAAAAGTAGTTAGCTTACTATCAATTTTACAGCTTGAGCAGCATTATCGCTTAAGTAGTAAAGATAACCAATTATTATTACACAGCTCAATTATGTTAGCTGGCCTAACCCCGGCTGAATCTAATATTAGTATGCAAGATAAACAGGTTAATGCGGTTGAACAGAGTAACTTAGCTAAGTTACGTTTATTTGGAGAGGGGTTAAATTGGCATTTATTACAACAGGTGATAAATATAGTTGCTGCAGAGGGGGACTTCCTACCTCTGCGTTGCATTAAACCGCATGTTAACTTAGCTGTAGCGCTAGAATTAGCATTATTAACGCCACTAACCTTAGCTATGAAACAGCAATTAAATGCATTAACAATAAAGTATAATGTTGAGCAATTGTACCTACCATCGCGGCCCTTGCTAGCGCAGCCTGGCTTATTGGTTATGGATATGGATTCAACCGCGATAGCAATAGAGTGTATTGATGAAATAGCTAATTTAGCCGGAGTTGGTGCAGCTGTTGCCAAGATAACGGCGCAAGCAATGAATGGCGAGCTAGACTTTAAACAAAGTCTTATTGCTAGGGTAGGCACCTTAAAAGGGGCTGATAGTGCAATTTTAGCTCAAGTATTAGAATCAATGCCAATTATGGCAGGCTTAGCCGATTTAGTTAGTGAACTGCAACAATATAATTGGAAAATAGCTATAGCTTCAGGCGGCTTTACCTATTTTACTCAAGCATTACAACAGCGTTTTAGTTTAACTGAGACTTTTGCCAACCAATTAGAGATCATCGATGACAAACTAACGGGTAAGGTGATTGGTGATATTGTTGATGCGCAAAAAAAGGCAAAGCTTGTTGAGCTATTAGCTAAAAAATATCACATTTTGCCAACACAAACAGTTGCCATTGGTGATGGCGCTAATGATATACCTATGCTTAAAACTGCTAAGTATGGTGTCGCTTTTCATGCTAAAGCAGCCGTTCAAGCGCAAGCTAAATTTGCAATTAAACAAGGATCATTATTGCAGTTGTTATATTTATTTGATTACTAA
- a CDS encoding AhpA/YtjB family protein: MQIHSLNANTTSSYIKLLQVAFAVLGIWLLLQAWVVTQQEGKLLLQQQSSQLMRETLITLADTAAYLIENDQLDGLEQLTQNVAASNYLYDVVVYDANGVRISNSENSSPAHQLYHPDHAETLSPMVQPIIKQQQLLGYIKLSLRLDATLNPIAKPWQNLMQRILLMLLFAGAIGFLLRRGFSRFSRQSMRLKPPQA, encoded by the coding sequence ATGCAAATCCATAGCCTAAATGCGAATACTACATCAAGTTATATCAAGCTGCTACAAGTCGCCTTTGCTGTATTAGGTATTTGGCTACTGTTACAAGCTTGGGTGGTCACACAGCAGGAAGGTAAATTATTATTGCAACAACAAAGTAGTCAGCTAATGCGTGAAACATTAATTACATTAGCAGATACGGCTGCCTATTTGATTGAAAATGATCAGCTTGATGGACTAGAGCAATTAACTCAAAATGTTGCAGCAAGTAATTATTTATACGATGTAGTGGTATACGACGCTAATGGCGTACGAATAAGCAACTCTGAAAATAGCAGCCCTGCTCATCAATTATATCACCCAGATCATGCTGAAACCTTATCACCTATGGTGCAGCCCATTATTAAACAGCAGCAACTATTAGGGTATATCAAGTTAAGTCTACGACTTGATGCAACATTAAATCCAATCGCTAAACCTTGGCAAAACTTAATGCAGCGGATCTTGTTAATGCTACTTTTCGCCGGCGCTATTGGTTTCTTATTACGTCGAGGTTTTTCGCGCTTTTCTCGGCAGTCGATGCGCTTAAAGCCGCCCCAAGCCTAA
- a CDS encoding TatD family hydrolase: MSITASTAKKASNLYNLFDTHCHLNLPELAGTEPNQKQLQQHWQDAQQVGVTQLLIPATEPAAWSTLLKLQQQQAACWHIALGVHPWWAKTSPLAAIEQLSALYQSHSKQIVAVGEIGLDFALASDTFLAQQAWFEQQLALAKQLAKPVILHHRKSQPQLLEEIKRQHFTAGGILHAFSGSVQQAQSFIEQGFKLGIGGTITYQRAAKTHKVVQQLPLSSFVLETDAPSMPLAGYQGQINTPARLAEVFACFCQLRSEPAAEIAHALWQNSIDILGLGRL; this comes from the coding sequence ATGTCCATAACGGCCTCTACAGCGAAGAAAGCTTCTAACTTATATAATTTATTTGATACCCATTGTCATTTAAATCTGCCTGAACTTGCCGGTACTGAGCCTAACCAAAAGCAGTTACAGCAGCACTGGCAAGATGCCCAGCAAGTCGGGGTAACACAGTTGCTTATTCCAGCAACTGAGCCCGCAGCATGGTCAACTTTACTCAAGTTACAGCAACAACAAGCAGCTTGTTGGCATATTGCCTTAGGTGTTCATCCTTGGTGGGCTAAAACTAGTCCATTAGCGGCTATTGAGCAACTAAGTGCGCTGTATCAATCGCATAGCAAACAAATTGTCGCAGTAGGCGAGATAGGCTTAGACTTTGCGTTGGCTAGCGATACTTTTTTGGCACAACAAGCGTGGTTTGAGCAGCAATTAGCCTTAGCCAAGCAATTAGCAAAGCCTGTGATCTTGCATCATCGCAAAAGTCAGCCACAATTGCTGGAGGAAATTAAACGGCAACACTTTACTGCAGGCGGCATTCTGCATGCCTTTTCTGGCAGTGTGCAACAAGCACAATCCTTTATTGAACAAGGATTTAAGTTAGGTATAGGCGGCACTATAACTTATCAGCGCGCTGCTAAAACACATAAAGTGGTACAGCAGTTGCCATTATCTAGTTTTGTGCTTGAAACCGACGCACCATCGATGCCGTTAGCAGGATATCAAGGCCAAATAAATACACCTGCAAGGTTAGCCGAGGTTTTTGCTTGTTTTTGTCAGTTAAGATCAGAGCCTGCTGCAGAAATAGCGCACGCCTTGTGGCAAAATAGCATTGATATTTTAGGCTTGGGGCGGCTTTAA
- the pdxH gene encoding pyridoxamine 5'-phosphate oxidase: MKVDAIRRSYSLNKLDYDQLDKNPIIQFEHWLKDAIAAELTDPTAMCVASVDEHGQPSQRIVLLKDVNADGFVFYTNLGSRKATELMANPKVCLHFPWHPLERQVIVYGVAERVSSAQVAKYFLSRPKESQLAAWASEQSRPISTRQALMQKFAEVKHKFQQGEVPLPSFWGGFLVRPTKIEFWQGGDNRLHDRFMYSLQPSGDWQIERLCP, translated from the coding sequence ATGAAAGTAGACGCTATTCGTCGTAGTTACAGTCTTAATAAATTAGATTATGATCAACTAGATAAAAATCCTATTATCCAGTTTGAGCATTGGTTAAAAGACGCTATTGCAGCTGAATTAACCGATCCTACGGCGATGTGTGTCGCCAGTGTTGATGAGCACGGCCAGCCATCGCAGCGTATCGTTTTATTAAAAGACGTAAACGCAGATGGCTTTGTGTTCTACACCAATTTAGGTAGCCGTAAAGCAACAGAGCTTATGGCTAACCCTAAAGTGTGTTTGCACTTTCCGTGGCATCCGCTAGAGCGGCAAGTGATTGTGTATGGTGTTGCCGAGCGGGTTTCATCCGCGCAAGTGGCTAAATACTTTTTATCACGGCCTAAAGAAAGCCAGTTAGCAGCTTGGGCATCAGAGCAAAGTCGGCCTATTTCAACTCGCCAAGCCTTGATGCAAAAATTTGCCGAAGTAAAACATAAGTTTCAGCAAGGTGAAGTGCCATTACCTTCATTTTGGGGCGGCTTTTTAGTTCGACCAACTAAAATTGAGTTTTGGCAAGGCGGTGATAATCGTTTACATGATCGCTTTATGTATTCGTTACAGCCAAGCGGCGACTGGCAAATTGAACGGTTATGTCCATAA
- the argS gene encoding arginine--tRNA ligase, whose translation MNIKQILTEKTQAAFVALGLPADTNAAVAISSKAEFGDYQINGAMAAAKILKTNPRQLAQQLLSHLQLDDMAEKVEIAGPGFINVTLAKTWLAKQLQAASTDPRLGVNTNPAPQTVVVDYSAPNLAKEMHVGHLRSTIIGDAVVRSLEFWGDKVIRQNHMGDWGTQFGMLIAHLEDKLEAGTDLAQVALADLEDFYRQAKKRFDDEEGFADKSRDYVVKLQSGDSHCQTLWQLFIDTSVKHSRDVYETLNVTLTDADIKPESAYNSMLQGIVDDLKAQQLAVSDQGAEVVFLQELADKEGNPSPFIVQKTGGGFLYATTDLAACQYRSHDLGADRVIIFTDARQSLHFKQVELVARKAGYLRQETAYQHCPFGTMMGEDGKPFKTRTGGTVKLAELLDEAVVRAKAVVAEKSTELSEEEVAEIARKVGIGAVKFADLSKNRTSDYIFSWDAMLSFEGATAPYLQYAYTRVRSILRRAEIDDRFNAELSLVEEQEKQLAVKLLRFEETLQQVIKDAQPNLLCNYLYELASLYMTFYEACAILKPGIEPALRDSRLMLSILASRMLKQGLSLLGIEVMERM comes from the coding sequence ATGAATATTAAACAAATTTTAACTGAAAAAACTCAAGCTGCCTTTGTTGCCTTAGGTTTACCTGCCGATACCAATGCCGCTGTTGCAATAAGCAGCAAAGCCGAATTTGGTGATTACCAAATTAATGGTGCTATGGCGGCAGCAAAAATATTAAAAACTAATCCGCGCCAATTAGCACAGCAGCTATTAAGCCATTTGCAGCTAGATGATATGGCAGAAAAAGTTGAAATAGCCGGCCCAGGCTTTATTAATGTTACCTTGGCTAAAACGTGGTTAGCTAAGCAGTTACAAGCTGCATCGACGGATCCGCGTTTGGGCGTAAACACTAACCCAGCACCGCAAACGGTAGTTGTTGATTACTCAGCGCCTAACCTTGCCAAAGAAATGCATGTTGGTCATTTACGTTCAACTATTATTGGTGATGCCGTTGTTCGCAGTCTAGAGTTTTGGGGTGATAAGGTTATCCGACAAAACCATATGGGCGATTGGGGAACCCAATTTGGTATGCTGATTGCTCATTTAGAAGATAAGCTTGAAGCGGGAACAGACTTAGCCCAAGTGGCTTTAGCCGACTTAGAAGACTTTTATCGTCAAGCTAAAAAGCGTTTTGACGACGAAGAGGGCTTTGCTGACAAATCACGTGATTATGTGGTTAAACTACAGTCAGGCGATAGCCATTGTCAGACGTTATGGCAGCTGTTTATTGATACCTCAGTTAAACACAGCCGCGATGTTTACGAAACGCTCAATGTTACCCTAACCGATGCGGATATTAAGCCAGAAAGTGCTTATAACAGTATGTTACAAGGCATCGTTGATGACTTAAAAGCTCAACAGCTAGCCGTGTCTGATCAAGGCGCTGAAGTCGTATTTTTACAAGAGCTAGCAGATAAAGAAGGTAATCCTTCGCCCTTTATTGTGCAAAAAACTGGTGGTGGCTTTTTATATGCGACAACAGATTTAGCCGCTTGCCAATACCGCAGCCACGACTTAGGCGCAGATAGAGTAATTATTTTCACTGATGCTCGGCAAAGCTTACACTTTAAACAAGTAGAGCTAGTTGCTCGCAAGGCGGGCTACTTACGCCAAGAAACGGCGTATCAACATTGTCCATTTGGAACTATGATGGGGGAAGATGGTAAACCATTTAAAACCCGTACTGGCGGCACCGTTAAGTTGGCAGAGTTATTAGATGAAGCCGTGGTTAGAGCCAAAGCGGTTGTTGCTGAAAAATCTACCGAGTTAAGCGAAGAGGAAGTGGCTGAAATTGCCCGTAAAGTGGGTATTGGCGCGGTGAAATTTGCCGACTTATCAAAAAACCGCACGAGCGATTATATCTTTAGCTGGGACGCGATGCTTAGCTTTGAAGGCGCAACGGCACCTTATTTACAATATGCCTACACTCGCGTGCGTAGCATTTTACGTCGCGCCGAGATTGACGATAGATTTAATGCCGAACTAAGCTTAGTTGAAGAGCAAGAAAAACAGCTAGCGGTGAAGCTTCTGCGTTTTGAAGAAACCCTTCAACAAGTGATTAAAGACGCTCAGCCTAATTTACTCTGTAATTATTTATACGAATTAGCTAGCCTATATATGACCTTCTATGAAGCCTGTGCCATCTTAAAGCCAGGTATAGAGCCAGCCTTGCGCGACAGCCGTTTAATGCTGAGCATTTTAGCCTCTAGAATGTTAAAGCAAGGTTTGTCATTGCTAGGTATTGAGGTAATGGAGCGCATGTAA
- the prfC gene encoding peptide chain release factor 3, with amino-acid sequence MANQNFLQEINKRRTFAIISHPDAGKTTITEKVLLFGHLLQKAGTVKGKKSGQFATSDWMQMEKERGISVTTSVMQFPYDDCLVNLLDTPGHADFSEDTYRTLTAVDSCLMVIDGAKGVEERTIKLMEVARLRDTPILTFMNKMDRDIRDPIDLLDEVESVLNIACAPISWPIGSGKGFKGVYHILRDEVILYKSGFGHTIQDVDIIKGIDNPELDKRLGSYAEQLREEMELVQGASHEFDHELFLKGELTPVFFGTALGNFGVDHMLDGLVKWAPVPQSRETHTGAITADNTNFSGFVFKIQANMDPKHRDRVAFLRIVSGKYEKGMKVRHVRLGKDILISQALTFVAGDREHLDVAYPGDIIGLHNHGTIKIGDTFSQGDAIQFTGIPNFAPELFRRIRLRDPLKQKQLLKGLVQLSEEGAVQVFRPLDSNDLIVGAVGVLQFDVVVSRLKFEYNVDALYENVNVATARWVYSNDGKALDEFTNKASQNLALDGGDNLTYIAPTMVNLNLAMERYPKIQFHKTREH; translated from the coding sequence ATGGCAAACCAAAACTTTCTCCAGGAAATCAATAAGCGAAGAACCTTTGCTATCATTTCTCACCCTGATGCGGGTAAAACGACCATAACTGAAAAAGTCCTATTATTCGGACACTTATTACAAAAAGCTGGTACGGTTAAAGGTAAAAAGTCAGGTCAGTTTGCCACGTCAGACTGGATGCAAATGGAAAAAGAGCGGGGGATTTCTGTAACGACTTCTGTGATGCAGTTTCCTTACGATGACTGTTTAGTTAACCTACTGGATACCCCAGGCCATGCTGACTTCTCGGAAGATACTTATCGTACTTTAACCGCCGTTGACTCTTGTTTAATGGTTATCGATGGCGCTAAGGGTGTTGAAGAAAGAACCATTAAGTTAATGGAAGTCGCCCGTTTACGTGACACGCCTATTTTAACCTTTATGAATAAGATGGACCGCGACATACGTGATCCTATCGACTTATTAGACGAAGTAGAAAGCGTACTAAATATTGCCTGTGCACCTATTTCTTGGCCTATCGGCTCAGGTAAAGGCTTTAAAGGTGTTTATCATATTCTACGCGACGAAGTGATCTTATATAAATCTGGCTTTGGCCACACTATTCAAGATGTCGATATTATTAAAGGTATTGATAACCCTGAACTTGATAAGCGTTTAGGCAGCTACGCCGAACAACTACGTGAAGAAATGGAGTTAGTACAAGGTGCTAGCCATGAATTTGATCACGAATTGTTTTTAAAAGGCGAATTGACGCCAGTATTTTTTGGTACCGCTTTAGGTAACTTTGGTGTCGACCATATGCTAGATGGCCTAGTAAAGTGGGCTCCTGTACCGCAATCTCGTGAAACTCATACCGGTGCCATCACAGCGGATAATACTAATTTTAGTGGCTTTGTCTTTAAAATTCAGGCCAATATGGACCCGAAACACCGTGACCGTGTGGCCTTTTTACGTATTGTGTCTGGTAAATATGAAAAAGGCATGAAGGTACGACATGTCCGGCTCGGCAAAGATATTCTTATCTCTCAAGCCTTAACCTTTGTTGCCGGTGATCGTGAGCACTTAGATGTTGCTTATCCTGGCGATATTATTGGCCTGCATAACCATGGCACCATTAAAATTGGTGATACTTTTAGCCAAGGCGATGCTATTCAATTTACGGGTATTCCAAACTTTGCTCCTGAATTATTCCGTCGTATTCGTTTACGTGATCCGTTAAAGCAAAAGCAGCTACTCAAAGGCTTAGTACAACTTTCAGAAGAAGGGGCAGTGCAAGTATTCCGTCCGCTGGATAGCAACGATCTTATTGTTGGTGCTGTGGGTGTGCTGCAGTTTGACGTTGTAGTAAGCCGATTAAAATTCGAATACAACGTAGACGCGCTTTATGAAAACGTCAATGTAGCTACCGCGCGTTGGGTATACTCAAATGATGGCAAAGCCTTAGATGAATTTACCAATAAAGCCAGTCAGAACTTAGCCTTAGATGGCGGTGATAACTTAACTTATATTGCCCCAACTATGGTTAACCTTAATTTAGCCATGGAGCGTTATCCGAAAATTCAGTTCCATAAGACACGTGAACATTAA
- the rnr gene encoding ribonuclease R has translation MNLNPTAQSISTNVYDNPIPGRDFILSLFKKMKQTLDREQIADALDLHNADQKEALRRRLRAMERDGQLMFNQRQGYQLIDQSLLITGDICLHPDGFGFVSFSNTEKDLFITQNQLSHVFDGDTVQVLIEANATKRSFTKFIKVVQRNTTHLAGLLKRQGNDYYLQADNNKVNQRIEVIADAQVALYLGQFVNTQIIDYPSFRQNTQVKITEALGLPGSSGLETKLALRRHGITDSWDKNVLQQARLLGSTVSEQDKLARVDYRALPFVTIDGADAKDFDDAVYCQQTATGDWRLLVAIADVSHYVKPDDALDIVAQQRATSIYCPGQVIPMLPEALSNGLCSLMPNQDRLVMVCDITINQQGLVTHSRFTEGLIHSHARLTYDQAHAVIAKPASKMAKAVNASLPTIAPHIINLHKLFLNLQQARVKRGAIEFVSQERKLNLTKKQKIASIEPIVRNDAHRMIEEFMLCANVATAQFLQQHKIPSLFRVHAGPQLKKLSLLRSLLADKGLQLAGGDEPKPAHYNDLLAKIASRPDASVIRTLLLRSQSQAEYSADNQGHFGLAYQAYAHFTSPIRRYADLVTHRAIRAKLQQQTANPMQKMFSFFNQQIFSSKVVDKKHYPYNLPTITALSQHCSGQSRKADEVSREVEAALKCQYMQQFMGDTFTATITGVCHYGFFVQLNSSKVEGVEGLVPLSSFSQGDTVFDPAKQQLVNTQNKFSLGDSVTVVLSAIDMRQRKIDFSLAF, from the coding sequence ATGAATTTGAACCCAACCGCACAGTCAATATCAACTAACGTTTATGATAATCCTATTCCAGGTCGCGACTTTATTTTAAGCCTTTTTAAAAAAATGAAGCAAACCCTAGATCGTGAGCAAATAGCCGATGCCTTAGACTTACACAATGCTGATCAAAAAGAAGCATTACGACGTCGACTTCGTGCTATGGAGCGTGATGGTCAGTTGATGTTTAATCAACGCCAAGGCTATCAATTAATTGATCAGTCATTACTTATTACCGGTGATATTTGTCTACATCCTGATGGTTTTGGTTTTGTTAGTTTTAGCAACACTGAGAAAGATTTATTTATTACACAAAATCAATTAAGCCATGTTTTTGATGGTGATACCGTACAGGTATTAATTGAAGCTAATGCGACTAAACGCTCCTTTACTAAGTTTATTAAAGTTGTGCAGCGTAATACTACTCACCTTGCAGGCTTATTAAAACGCCAAGGTAACGATTACTACTTGCAGGCTGATAACAATAAAGTAAACCAACGCATAGAGGTTATTGCCGATGCGCAAGTGGCTTTGTATCTAGGTCAGTTTGTAAATACGCAAATTATTGACTATCCCAGCTTTCGTCAAAACACACAGGTTAAAATTACCGAAGCCTTAGGCTTACCGGGTAGCTCAGGTTTAGAAACCAAACTAGCATTACGTCGTCATGGCATAACAGACAGCTGGGACAAAAATGTGCTGCAACAAGCTAGGTTGCTTGGCAGCACTGTTAGCGAACAAGATAAGTTAGCGCGGGTTGATTATAGAGCCTTACCCTTTGTTACTATAGATGGCGCAGATGCAAAAGACTTTGATGATGCGGTTTATTGTCAACAAACTGCAACAGGTGACTGGCGTTTACTGGTAGCCATTGCCGATGTATCGCACTATGTAAAACCAGACGATGCCTTAGATATTGTTGCACAACAACGGGCGACATCTATTTATTGCCCCGGTCAAGTTATTCCAATGTTACCAGAAGCCTTATCTAATGGACTTTGCTCATTAATGCCAAACCAAGATCGCCTGGTTATGGTCTGTGATATAACGATAAACCAACAAGGCCTCGTTACCCACTCGCGTTTTACTGAAGGGCTAATACATTCTCATGCCCGCTTAACTTATGACCAAGCCCATGCCGTTATTGCTAAACCAGCGTCAAAAATGGCTAAAGCGGTTAATGCTTCGCTGCCTACTATAGCGCCGCATATAATCAACTTACATAAGTTATTTTTAAACTTACAGCAAGCTAGGGTAAAGCGTGGTGCTATCGAATTTGTTAGCCAAGAGCGTAAGCTTAACTTAACGAAAAAACAGAAAATTGCCAGTATAGAGCCAATAGTGCGTAATGATGCGCACCGAATGATTGAAGAATTTATGCTTTGTGCCAATGTGGCCACAGCACAGTTTTTACAGCAGCATAAAATACCTAGTTTATTTCGTGTTCATGCCGGGCCTCAGCTTAAAAAGCTTAGCCTATTACGCAGCTTGTTAGCCGATAAAGGCTTACAATTAGCTGGCGGTGATGAACCTAAACCTGCACATTATAATGACTTATTAGCCAAAATAGCGTCGCGTCCTGATGCTAGTGTTATTCGCACTTTATTACTTCGCTCGCAAAGCCAAGCAGAATACTCAGCCGATAACCAAGGCCACTTTGGTTTAGCCTATCAGGCTTATGCTCACTTTACGTCGCCTATTCGTCGTTATGCCGACTTAGTTACCCATAGGGCAATTCGTGCTAAATTGCAGCAACAAACAGCTAACCCTATGCAAAAAATGTTTAGCTTTTTCAATCAACAGATTTTCAGCAGCAAAGTAGTTGATAAAAAGCATTACCCTTATAATTTACCAACAATTACAGCGTTAAGTCAGCATTGCTCTGGTCAATCTCGTAAAGCAGATGAAGTAAGCCGTGAAGTGGAAGCTGCACTTAAATGCCAATATATGCAGCAATTTATGGGTGATACTTTTACAGCTACAATTACCGGCGTTTGTCATTATGGTTTCTTTGTCCAGCTTAATAGCAGTAAAGTTGAAGGTGTAGAGGGCTTAGTACCGCTGTCTAGTTTTAGTCAAGGTGACACTGTTTTTGACCCAGCTAAACAGCAGTTAGTCAATACGCAGAATAAGTTTAGCTTAGGTGACTCAGTAACCGTTGTACTAAGCGCCATAGATATGCGTCAGCGCAAGATAGATTTTAGCCTTGCTTTTTAG
- a CDS encoding cold-shock protein yields MSNTTTGSVKWFNEAKGFGFIEQESGPDVFAHFSAISGDGFKTLAEGQRVQFTLSQGQKGPQAENIISL; encoded by the coding sequence ATGTCTAATACAACTACTGGTTCAGTAAAATGGTTTAACGAAGCAAAAGGCTTTGGCTTTATCGAGCAAGAATCTGGCCCTGATGTGTTTGCTCACTTCAGTGCAATTAGTGGCGACGGTTTCAAAACTTTAGCTGAAGGTCAACGTGTACAATTTACTTTGTCACAAGGCCAAAAAGGTCCACAAGCTGAAAATATTATCAGCCTGTAA